The following proteins are encoded in a genomic region of Alnus glutinosa chromosome 8, dhAlnGlut1.1, whole genome shotgun sequence:
- the LOC133875654 gene encoding probable L-type lectin-domain containing receptor kinase S.7 — protein MLFNYCSTTMLPRKLLVFLTTFLVAVFTFSDSSFAAANNVSLDFPYFTLRNLTLLGDSYLRNGVVGLTRELGVPSSSAGTMIYNKPITFFDPESNVTASFSTRFSFSIANVNPSSFGDGLAFFLSPDNQTLGSSGGYLGLVNASQLTKNKFVAIEFDTRLDPHFDDPSGNHVGLDIESLISIKTGDAMLQGIDLKSGNWITAWIDYANAKRKINVFLSYSSFKPEKPVLSVDIDLSDYLKAVMYVGFSASTEGSTELHLIENWSFSTSGFVPARPRLLIPHNVSDSSVTVKPAITVPSSGSKHHKRIGFGLGIAGPAFFFVVLVVFGYVSVRKWRGIRRQMSFKAELLAGPREFSYKELKSATKGFHSSRIIGNGAFGTVYKALFASPKTGAIAAVKRSKHSHEGKTEFLSELSIIAGLRHKNLIQLQGWCVAKGELLLVYDFMPNGSLDKVLYQESGQGTSLNWSHRLNIAIGLASVLTYLHQECEQQVIHRDIKTGNVLLDGSFNARLGDFGLAKLMDHDKSPVSTLTAGTMGYLAPEYLQYGKATEKTDVFSFGVVILEVACGRRPIEREPGSLKMVNLVDWVWGLHSQGKIIEAADKRLNGEFEEEEMRKLLLVGLSCANPDNAERPSMRRVLQILNNEVEPLAVPKLKPSLTFSYGLPCLDDIVSESDEESDSSISLSEVKVC, from the exons ATGCTCTTCAACTATTGCTCCACAACCATGCTTCCAAGAAAGCTTCTTGTTTTCTTGACGACATTCCTCGTTGCTGTCTTCACCTTTTCAGACTCTTCTTTCGCCGCAGCCAACAATGTCAGTCTTGATTTCCCATATTTCACGCTCCGGAACCTCACTCTCCTCGGCGACTCCTACCTCCGAAACGGAGTCGTCGGGCTCACCCGAGAGCTCGGCGTGCCGTCCTCCAGCGCAGGCACCATGATCTACAACAAACCCATCACGTTCTTCGACCCGGAGTCGAATGTCACGGCTTCTTTCTCCACAAGATTCTCCTTCTCCATTGCCAACGTCAATCCGAGCTCGTTCGGCGATGGATTAGCATTCTTTCTCTCGCCGGATAACCAGACTCTTGGCAGCTCGGGAGGGTACTTGGGCCTTGTTAATGCTTCTCAATTGACCAAGAACAAGTTTGTGGCAATCGAATTCGACACCCGGCTTGACCCGCACTTTGACGACCCGAGTGGGAACCATGTCGGGTTGGACATCGAAAGCCTTATTTCGATCAAGACCGGCGATGCAATGTTGCAGGGGATTGATCTCAAGAGCGGGAATTGGATCACAGCTTGGATTGATTACGCGAATGCTAAAAGAAAGATTAATGTTTTCTTGAGTTATTCAAGCTTTAAGCCGGAAAAGCCAGTCCTGAGTGTGGATATTGATCTCTCCGATTATCTCAAGGCGGTTATGTACGTGGGTTTTTCGGCTTCGACGGAGGGGAGCACTGAGCTTCATTTGATTGAGAATTGGAGCTTTAGTACTTCCGGGTTTGTCCCGGCGAGGCCAAGATTATTAATTCCTCACAATGTGTCCGATAGCTCGGTGACGGTGAAGCCAGCAATTACTGTACCAAGTTCTGGCAGTAAACATCACAAGAGGATTGGTTTCGGTTTGGGGATAGCCGGTCCGGCCTTCTTTTTCGTGGTTCTTGTGGTTTTCGGTTACGTCTCGGTCAGGAAATGGAGGGGCATCAGAAGACAGATGAGCTTCAAAGCAGAGCTGCTTGCAGGGCCAAGAGAATTCAGTTACAAAGAGCTGAAGTCAGCCACAAAAGGATTTCATTCCAGCAGGATTATTGGCAATGGGGCGTTTGGGACAGTCTACAAAGCCCTTTTTGCCTCACCAAAAACAGGAGCGATTGCTGCAGTGAAAAGATCCAAACATTCCCACGAAG gtAAGACCGAATTCCTTTCCGAATTGTCTATTATAGCTGGTTTGAGGCACAAGAATTTGATTCAGCTCCAAGGTTGGTGTGTTGCTAAGGGTGAGTTATTGCTTGTTTATGACTTCATGCCTAATGGGAGTCTTGATAAGGTGCTGTACCAAGAATCTGGGCAAGGTACTTCGTTGAATTGGTCCCATAGGCTTAACATTGCGATCGGATTGGCTTCTGTTCTGACATATTTGCATCAAGAATGTGAACAGCAAGtcattcacagagacataaagacaGGTAATGTGTTGCTGGATGGGAGCTTTAATGCGAGGCTGGGTGATTTTGGATTGGCAAAACTCATGGATCATGACAAGAGCCCTGTCTCCACGCTTACTGCTGGAACAATGGGATATCTTGCACCTGAATATCTCCAGTACGGGAAAGCAACTGAGAAGACTGATGTTTTCAGCTTTGGGGTGGTTATACTTGAGGTGGCTTGTGGAAGAAGGCCAATTGAGAGGGAGCCGGGTAGTCTCAAAATGGTGAATTTGGTTGACTGGGTTTGGGGATTGCATTCTCAAGGAAAGATCATTGAAGCAGCTGACAAAAGATTGAATGGGGAGTTTGAGGAGGAAGAGATGAGGAAGCTGTTACTGGTAGGCTTGAGCTGCGCAAACCCGGATAATGCAGAGAGGCCTTCTATGAGGAGAGTCCTACAAATCCTTAATAATGAGGTGGAGCCACTCGCCGTGCCAAAGCTTAAGCCTAGTCTCACTTTCTCTTATGGCTTGCCTTGTCTCGATGACATTGTTTCAGAAAGTGACGAAGAGAGCGATAGCTCCATCTCATTGTCTGAGGTTAAAGTTTGCTGA